A part of Hippea maritima DSM 10411 genomic DNA contains:
- the pssA gene encoding CDP-diacylglycerol--serine O-phosphatidyltransferase — MKRSKAVYILPNLFTSLNLAAGFYSILLAHSGKFLLSAWVVMFAVVFDNLDGKVARLTHTESQFGVEYDSLSDLVSFGVAPAFLMYVFVLKDFGRLGVIAAFLFMICGALRLARFNVQTTHRDSFIGLPIPGGASVVAAFVLVFIKFGINSHKYNVLFLVTMYILAFLMISPLKYRSMKKASTDKTISIRIFALIVIIISLIVFKPYIFIPALVVGYMLSGPVEYLYKLIKPKRGVAYEQEDSNI; from the coding sequence ATGAAACGCAGTAAAGCCGTTTATATTTTACCAAATCTATTTACAAGCCTAAATTTAGCAGCTGGTTTTTATAGTATTTTGCTTGCACATTCTGGTAAGTTTTTGCTTTCGGCCTGGGTAGTCATGTTTGCTGTAGTATTTGATAACCTAGACGGTAAAGTAGCTAGGCTTACACATACAGAAAGTCAATTTGGCGTTGAATACGATTCGTTAAGTGATCTTGTAAGTTTTGGTGTTGCACCGGCGTTTCTTATGTATGTGTTTGTTTTGAAAGATTTTGGTCGTTTAGGTGTTATAGCTGCTTTTCTGTTTATGATATGCGGTGCTTTGAGGCTTGCCCGTTTTAATGTTCAGACAACGCATAGGGATAGTTTTATAGGACTACCTATACCGGGTGGTGCAAGTGTTGTTGCTGCTTTTGTGCTGGTTTTTATAAAGTTCGGAATAAATTCACATAAATACAATGTTTTATTTTTGGTTACTATGTATATACTCGCCTTTTTAATGATAAGCCCTCTAAAATACAGAAGCATGAAAAAGGCAAGTACCGATAAAACCATATCAATTCGAATATTTGCCCTAATAGTTATTATTATTTCTCTGATAGTGTTTAAACCTTACATATTTATACCGGCTCTTGTTGTTGGATATATGCTTTCTGGGCCTGTGGAGTATCTATATAAGTTGATTAAACCAAAAAGGGGGGTGGCTTATGAGCAGGAAGATAGTAATATTTGA
- a CDS encoding 2-isopropylmalate synthase: protein MSRKIVIFDTTLRDGEQSPGASMNINEKVAIAKQLERLGVDVIEAGFAAASPGDKESIAEVSKVLEKPIIASLARAVKKDIEAAAEALKNAKRKRIHTFIATSPVHVEKKLGMSYEAVKEAAIDAVKYARNFTDDVEFSAEDATRSDWDYLCEIFEGAINAGAGTINIPDTVGYTTPQEYYDLINYILNKVPNIDKAVVSVHCHNDLGMAVANSLSAVLAGANQVECTINGIGERAGNAALEEIVMALKVRADFYKDCYTDINTKEIYTTSRLVSKLTGLKVQRNKAIVGKNAFAHEAGIHQDGVIKEKSTYEIMKPEDVGIDTSKLVLGKHSGRHGLEERLKELGYNLTKEQIDDLFVEFKKLADKKKEIYDEDLMALIEDKFKLIPQVYELVSLQVVAGNAASPTATIKLVKNGEEFEDAALGDGPVDATFKALERITYVKGRLISYDIQALTEGKDAIGEVTVKVYFPSIDTTIIGRGTSTDVIEASAKAYLDAINKALMRM from the coding sequence ATGAGCAGGAAGATAGTAATATTTGATACTACCTTAAGGGATGGTGAGCAATCACCTGGTGCAAGCATGAATATAAATGAAAAGGTAGCGATAGCAAAACAGCTTGAAAGGTTGGGTGTAGATGTAATAGAAGCTGGTTTTGCTGCTGCAAGTCCGGGCGATAAGGAGTCAATAGCAGAAGTTTCAAAGGTTCTCGAAAAACCAATAATTGCATCGCTTGCAAGGGCAGTGAAAAAGGATATAGAGGCAGCGGCAGAAGCTCTAAAGAATGCAAAGAGAAAAAGGATTCATACCTTTATTGCAACAAGCCCTGTGCATGTTGAAAAAAAGCTTGGAATGAGCTATGAGGCTGTAAAAGAAGCAGCTATAGATGCTGTTAAATACGCAAGAAACTTTACAGACGATGTGGAGTTTTCTGCTGAGGACGCAACAAGGAGTGATTGGGATTATTTATGTGAGATATTTGAAGGTGCTATAAATGCTGGTGCTGGTACAATAAATATACCAGATACTGTGGGCTATACAACGCCTCAAGAGTACTATGATCTTATAAATTATATATTGAATAAAGTTCCAAATATAGACAAGGCTGTTGTAAGTGTTCACTGCCACAACGATTTGGGTATGGCTGTGGCCAATTCACTTTCTGCTGTTTTAGCTGGTGCAAATCAGGTAGAGTGCACGATAAATGGTATAGGTGAGCGCGCTGGCAATGCTGCCTTAGAAGAGATAGTTATGGCCTTAAAGGTTAGAGCTGATTTTTATAAAGATTGCTATACTGATATAAACACAAAAGAGATCTATACAACAAGTAGGTTGGTTAGCAAACTGACTGGTTTAAAGGTTCAGAGAAATAAGGCTATAGTTGGAAAGAATGCGTTTGCTCATGAGGCCGGTATACACCAAGATGGCGTGATAAAAGAGAAAAGCACTTATGAGATAATGAAACCGGAGGATGTGGGTATAGATACAAGCAAACTTGTTTTGGGTAAGCATTCTGGAAGACACGGTCTTGAGGAAAGACTAAAAGAGCTTGGGTATAACCTAACTAAAGAACAAATAGATGATCTATTTGTTGAGTTTAAAAAGTTGGCTGACAAGAAGAAAGAGATATACGATGAAGATTTAATGGCGCTTATTGAGGATAAATTTAAACTTATACCTCAGGTGTATGAACTTGTTTCTCTGCAGGTTGTGGCTGGAAATGCCGCATCACCTACGGCTACAATTAAACTTGTAAAAAACGGTGAGGAGTTTGAAGATGCTGCTTTAGGGGATGGTCCCGTTGATGCTACATTTAAGGCCCTTGAGAGGATTACATATGTCAAGGGTAGACTTATTAGCTACGATATTCAGGCTTTAACAGAGGGTAAGGATGCAATAGGTGAGGTTACTGTGAAAGTATACTTCCCAAGTATAGATACGACTATTATAGGTAGAGGAACATCGACAGATGTTATTGAAGCCTCGGCAAAAGCTTATTTGGATGCAATAAATAAAGCTTTGATGAGAATGTGA